The proteins below are encoded in one region of Metabacillus dongyingensis:
- the pnpS gene encoding two-component system histidine kinase PnpS produces MNRFRSRLIFAIITLIIAVLIGLGLLLGQIFGSYYMNSFQERIKEEAKITELFIQEKGFASPDFDSFLQNYSDTINSHITIYDRNGNVLKDAGPFQQDHDAIAKEILLKHRNSKKGFKLNIEEDNLYFYGLPYIEKDVKQGYIVLSSTENSLKKINQQIWILLIASLGLALLVILLLAVRITSRYTRPIESATNVAMELAKGNYKARTYEDHMDETGMLSQSINILARNLQDMNRAQEMQQDRLQTLIENMGSGLILIDGRGYINLVNRAYKELFNIESTDFLYKLYYEAFQHKEIVDLVEHIFMTEIKARKQLHLPLKIERRHFEVYGAPIIGTNDEWKGIVLVFHDITELKKLEQMRKDFVANVSHELKTPITSIKGFTETLLDGALEDKQTLEYFLSIILKESDRLQTLIQDLLDLSKIEQQGFKLNLQNCNAKEILEEVIIILKSKADEKEIELSLHVNSGELYVYGDVYRLKQIFINLISNALNYTPKGGRVQVFLKDGESYATFIVSDTGIGIEKEEIPRIFERFYRVDKARSRNSGGTGLGLAIVKHLVEAHKGQIFVNSTVGEGTTFTVKLNKNHHLD; encoded by the coding sequence ATGAATAGGTTTCGCTCACGCCTGATATTTGCTATTATCACACTGATTATTGCTGTTTTAATTGGCCTCGGGCTGCTTCTTGGTCAAATATTCGGCAGTTATTATATGAATTCTTTTCAGGAGCGGATAAAAGAAGAGGCAAAAATAACTGAGCTTTTTATTCAGGAAAAAGGATTTGCGTCTCCTGATTTCGATTCGTTTCTTCAAAATTACAGTGATACAATCAATTCCCATATTACAATCTATGATCGAAACGGAAACGTTTTAAAGGATGCAGGACCTTTTCAGCAAGACCATGATGCCATTGCGAAAGAAATTCTGCTGAAACACCGCAATTCCAAAAAAGGATTCAAACTCAATATTGAAGAAGACAATCTTTATTTTTACGGTTTGCCTTACATTGAAAAGGATGTGAAGCAAGGATACATTGTCCTGAGTTCTACAGAAAACTCTTTAAAGAAAATCAATCAGCAGATCTGGATTCTTCTCATTGCAAGCCTTGGTTTGGCTCTTCTCGTTATTCTTCTGCTTGCGGTAAGAATTACGTCGCGCTATACGCGACCAATTGAATCTGCAACAAATGTGGCCATGGAGCTTGCAAAAGGCAACTATAAAGCGAGAACGTATGAAGACCATATGGATGAAACAGGCATGCTGAGTCAATCAATAAATATACTGGCAAGAAATCTTCAGGATATGAACCGTGCCCAGGAAATGCAGCAGGATCGTCTGCAGACTTTAATAGAAAATATGGGCAGCGGATTGATTTTGATTGATGGAAGAGGGTATATCAATCTTGTCAATCGTGCATACAAAGAATTATTTAATATTGAATCTACCGACTTTTTATATAAGCTGTACTATGAAGCATTCCAGCATAAAGAAATTGTGGATTTGGTCGAACACATCTTTATGACTGAAATTAAGGCGAGAAAACAGCTGCATCTTCCGCTGAAAATAGAGCGCAGGCATTTTGAAGTCTATGGTGCTCCGATTATTGGCACAAACGATGAATGGAAAGGCATCGTTCTGGTTTTTCATGATATTACGGAACTTAAAAAGCTTGAGCAAATGCGAAAAGACTTCGTTGCAAATGTATCTCACGAGCTGAAAACGCCAATCACATCCATAAAAGGCTTTACGGAGACCTTGCTTGATGGTGCACTTGAGGACAAGCAGACACTGGAGTATTTTCTGTCTATCATTTTAAAGGAAAGCGACAGACTGCAAACGCTGATTCAGGATTTGCTGGATTTATCGAAAATTGAACAGCAGGGCTTCAAGCTCAATCTTCAAAACTGCAATGCAAAGGAAATCCTTGAAGAGGTCATTATCATTCTTAAAAGCAAAGCAGATGAGAAAGAAATTGAGTTATCACTGCATGTAAATTCAGGCGAACTCTATGTGTATGGGGATGTGTATCGTCTGAAGCAAATCTTTATTAATCTCATAAGCAATGCTTTGAACTATACCCCTAAAGGCGGCAGAGTTCAGGTGTTTTTAAAAGACGGTGAAAGTTACGCAACTTTTATTGTCAGCGATACAGGCATTGGTATTGAAAAAGAAGAGATTCCGAGGATTTTTGAACGTTTTTACAGAGTAGATAAAGCGAGAAGCCGGAACTCAGGAGGAACGGGCCTTGGGCTTGCTATTGTGAAGCATTTAGTTGAAGCGCATAAGGGCCAGATTTTTGTAAACAGCACGGTAGGCGAAGGAACGACGTTCACAGTAAAACTAAATAAAAATCATCATTTAGATTAG
- the citZ gene encoding citrate synthase, giving the protein MTTTRGLEGVVATTSSVSSIIDDTLTYAGYNIDDLAENASFEEVVYLLWHRKLPTKDQLAEIKKELAENAEIPQEVIDHFKSYDLKSVHPMAALRTAVSLLGLFDSEADVMDPEANYRKAIRLQAKLPTIVSAFARIRKGLEPIKPKSDVSLAVNFLYTLTGEEPSGVAVEAFNKALVLHADHELNASTFTARVCVATLSDVYSGVTAAIGALKGPLHGGANEAVMKMLKEIGDINNVESYLHEKFSRKEKIMGFGHRVYRQGDPRAKHLKEMSEKLTNLTGEPKWFEISTKIEEVVTSEKSIPPNVDFYSASMYHSLGIDHDLFTPIFAVSRVSGWLAHILEQYENNRLIRPRADYTGPNMQKYVPMDKRG; this is encoded by the coding sequence ATGACAACAACACGGGGTCTAGAAGGAGTAGTTGCTACTACTTCATCTGTAAGTTCAATTATTGATGATACTCTTACATATGCGGGGTATAACATCGATGATTTAGCAGAGAATGCTAGTTTCGAAGAGGTTGTTTATTTATTGTGGCATAGAAAGCTTCCGACGAAAGATCAGCTTGCAGAAATTAAAAAAGAGCTTGCTGAAAATGCAGAAATACCGCAGGAGGTTATCGATCACTTTAAATCATACGATCTAAAATCTGTGCATCCGATGGCAGCTCTCCGTACAGCTGTTTCTCTTCTTGGATTATTTGACAGTGAAGCAGATGTAATGGATCCGGAAGCTAACTACCGCAAAGCGATCCGTCTTCAGGCAAAGCTGCCGACAATTGTTTCAGCATTTGCCCGCATCCGCAAAGGACTTGAGCCTATTAAACCAAAATCAGATGTTAGTTTAGCAGTGAATTTCCTGTATACTTTAACTGGGGAAGAGCCGAGCGGTGTTGCAGTGGAAGCTTTTAATAAAGCATTAGTCCTTCATGCCGATCATGAGCTGAATGCATCTACATTTACAGCACGCGTATGTGTAGCTACATTATCAGATGTTTATTCCGGCGTAACTGCAGCAATCGGTGCTCTTAAGGGACCTTTGCATGGCGGAGCAAATGAAGCGGTAATGAAAATGCTCAAAGAAATCGGCGACATTAATAACGTGGAGTCATACTTGCATGAAAAGTTCTCCCGAAAAGAAAAAATTATGGGCTTTGGACACCGTGTGTACCGCCAGGGAGATCCTAGAGCGAAACATCTGAAGGAAATGTCTGAAAAATTGACAAATCTTACAGGTGAGCCGAAATGGTTTGAAATTTCTACTAAAATTGAAGAAGTTGTAACAAGTGAAAAATCCATTCCGCCAAACGTAGATTTCTATTCTGCATCCATGTACCACAGCTTAGGCATTGATCATGATTTATTCACGCCTATCTTTGCTGTTAGCCGTGTATCAGGATGGCTCGCTCATATTCTCGAGCAATATGAGAACAACCGTCTGATCCGCCCGCGTGCAGATTACACAGGGCCGAATATGCAGAAATATGTGCCAATGGACAAGCGGGGCTGA
- the mdh gene encoding malate dehydrogenase: MGMKRKKVSVIGAGFTGATTAFLLAQKELSDVVLVDIPQLENPTKGKALDMLEASPVQGFDANIIGTSDYADTADSDIVIITAGIARKPGMSRDDLVQTNQKIMKSVTKEIVKYSPNTIIIVLTNPVDAMTYTVYKESGFPKSRVIGQSGVLDTARFRTFVAQELNLSVKDVTGFVLGGHGDDMVPLVRYSYAGGIPLETLIPKDRLEAIVERTRKGGGEIVNLLGNGSAYYAPAASLVEMSEAILKDQRRVIPAIVYLEGEYGYKGIYLGVPTILGGNGLEQIIELELTIDEKEALTKSAESVKSVMKVLS, from the coding sequence ATGGGAATGAAACGTAAAAAGGTATCAGTCATAGGCGCCGGCTTCACTGGTGCGACTACGGCATTTCTATTAGCTCAAAAAGAACTTTCAGATGTTGTATTAGTAGATATTCCGCAGCTTGAGAATCCTACTAAAGGAAAAGCTTTAGATATGCTTGAAGCAAGCCCTGTTCAAGGATTTGATGCAAATATTATTGGAACAAGCGATTATGCCGATACAGCTGATTCTGATATTGTCATCATTACAGCAGGCATCGCCCGCAAACCTGGAATGAGCCGAGATGATCTAGTTCAAACAAACCAAAAAATTATGAAGAGTGTTACAAAAGAAATTGTAAAATACTCTCCAAATACAATTATTATCGTATTAACTAATCCTGTTGATGCAATGACATACACTGTGTATAAAGAATCAGGGTTCCCGAAAAGCCGTGTTATCGGACAATCAGGAGTACTTGATACAGCGCGCTTCCGTACATTCGTTGCTCAAGAGCTGAATCTTTCGGTGAAGGATGTAACAGGTTTTGTACTAGGCGGACACGGAGACGATATGGTTCCGCTAGTACGCTACTCATATGCAGGCGGAATTCCGCTTGAAACACTGATCCCGAAAGACCGTTTAGAAGCAATCGTTGAGAGAACACGCAAAGGCGGCGGAGAAATTGTTAACTTATTAGGCAATGGCAGCGCGTATTACGCTCCAGCAGCTTCATTAGTTGAAATGTCAGAAGCGATCCTTAAAGATCAGCGCCGCGTAATCCCTGCGATTGTCTACTTAGAAGGCGAGTATGGCTATAAAGGAATTTACCTTGGCGTGCCAACTATCCTTGGCGGTAACGGGCTTGAGCAAATTATTGAACTTGAATTAACAATTGACGAAAAAGAAGCTTTAACAAAGTCTGCAGAATCTGTAAAAAGCGTAATGAAAGTTCTTTCGTAA
- a CDS encoding response regulator transcription factor: protein MSKKILVVDDEQSILTLLQYNLIQAGFEVITAIDGEEGLEKGLNESPDLMVLDLMLPKMDGIEVCKQLRQKKIMVPILMLTAKDDEFDKVLGLELGADDYMTKPFSPREVVARVKAILRRTQTSADTEIKELDTSDRMMIGDLKILPEHYEAYYGDERLELTPKEFELLVYLARHKGRVLTRDQLLSAVWNYDFAGDTRIVDVHISHLREKIERNTKKPLYIKTIRGLGYKLEEPRMDE, encoded by the coding sequence ATGAGTAAGAAAATTCTGGTCGTAGATGATGAACAATCAATATTAACCCTGCTTCAATACAATCTTATTCAAGCGGGTTTTGAAGTCATTACAGCAATCGATGGAGAAGAAGGTCTTGAAAAGGGTTTAAATGAATCGCCTGATTTAATGGTGCTGGATCTCATGCTTCCCAAAATGGACGGCATAGAGGTATGCAAACAGCTTAGACAAAAGAAAATCATGGTGCCGATTCTTATGCTAACGGCTAAGGATGATGAATTTGATAAAGTTTTGGGTTTAGAACTGGGCGCAGATGATTATATGACAAAGCCTTTCAGTCCAAGAGAAGTAGTTGCGAGGGTAAAGGCTATCTTAAGAAGAACTCAGACTTCAGCAGATACAGAAATCAAAGAGCTCGATACTTCTGATAGAATGATGATTGGAGATCTGAAGATTCTCCCGGAACATTATGAGGCATATTACGGAGATGAACGTCTTGAGCTGACTCCCAAAGAATTCGAACTTCTTGTTTATTTAGCCAGACATAAGGGACGTGTGCTTACAAGGGACCAGCTGTTGAGCGCAGTATGGAACTATGATTTCGCCGGAGATACCCGAATCGTTGATGTTCATATCAGCCACTTGCGTGAAAAAATTGAACGAAACACAAAAAAACCGCTTTACATAAAAACGATAAGGGGACTGGGATACAAGCTCGAGGAGCCTAGAATGGATGAATAG
- a CDS encoding FxsA family protein: MKYLLPFLIIIPACEIGILLFSGKTIGIIPTILMIIATGIAGAWLAKKQGMEAIRKVQREISFGNIPGDAIIDGLCVLVGGLLLLSPGFLTDLTGFVLLIPATRKFVKPLLQKWISRLIDQNRFTIIR; this comes from the coding sequence ATGAAATATTTGCTGCCGTTTTTAATTATCATCCCAGCATGTGAAATCGGCATCCTGCTTTTCTCAGGTAAAACGATCGGAATCATTCCAACTATCCTTATGATTATTGCTACTGGAATAGCTGGAGCATGGCTTGCAAAGAAGCAGGGAATGGAAGCAATCCGAAAAGTTCAGCGGGAAATAAGCTTTGGGAATATACCTGGTGATGCCATAATAGATGGTCTTTGTGTGCTTGTCGGGGGGCTGCTTCTATTATCACCCGGTTTCCTAACAGATTTAACTGGGTTTGTTTTATTAATACCGGCAACAAGGAAATTCGTAAAGCCGCTTCTCCAGAAATGGATCAGCAGGCTGATTGACCAAAATCGATTTACGATTATACGATAG
- the icd gene encoding NADP-dependent isocitrate dehydrogenase, with product MTQGQKITVADGVLNVPNNPIIPFIEGDGIGPDIWAAASRVLEAAVDKAYNSEKKIEWKEVLAGEKAFNKTGEWLPEETLEVIREYFIAIKGPLTTPVGGGIRSLNVALRQELDLFTCLRPVRYFNGVPSPIKRPEDTDMVIFRENTEDIYAGIEYAKGSEEVEKLISFLKNELGVNKIRFPETSGIGIKPVSEEGTQRLVRAAINYAIKEGRKSVTLVHKGNIMKYTEGAFKNWGYELAEKEFGDQVFTWAEYDRIVEKDGKDAANKAQQDAEAAGKIIVKDSIADIFLQQILTRPREFDVVATMNLNGDYISDALAAQVGGIGIAPGANINYETGHAIFEATHGTAPKYAGLDKVNPSSVILSGVLMLEHLGWNEAAKLVVDAMEKSISDKVVTYDFARLMDGAKEVKCSEFADALISKM from the coding sequence TTGACACAAGGACAAAAAATTACAGTTGCAGATGGAGTATTAAACGTACCTAACAATCCTATCATTCCATTTATCGAAGGGGACGGAATTGGTCCTGATATCTGGGCGGCTGCTTCACGCGTTTTAGAGGCAGCAGTTGATAAAGCATATAATAGTGAAAAGAAAATTGAGTGGAAAGAAGTTTTAGCTGGAGAAAAAGCATTTAACAAAACTGGAGAATGGCTCCCTGAAGAAACACTCGAAGTAATCCGCGAATATTTCATTGCTATTAAAGGACCTTTAACTACTCCAGTAGGCGGAGGAATCCGTTCATTGAATGTTGCTCTTCGTCAAGAGCTTGACTTGTTTACTTGTCTTCGTCCTGTACGCTATTTTAATGGAGTTCCTTCTCCAATTAAGCGTCCTGAAGATACAGACATGGTGATTTTCCGTGAAAATACGGAAGATATCTATGCAGGTATTGAGTATGCTAAAGGATCAGAAGAAGTAGAAAAATTGATTTCTTTCCTTAAAAATGAATTAGGCGTTAATAAAATCCGTTTCCCTGAAACTTCAGGCATCGGCATTAAACCTGTTTCTGAAGAGGGAACTCAGCGACTCGTGCGTGCAGCAATCAATTATGCAATTAAAGAAGGCCGCAAATCAGTTACACTTGTTCATAAAGGAAACATCATGAAATATACTGAAGGTGCTTTCAAGAACTGGGGCTATGAACTGGCTGAAAAAGAATTCGGAGATCAAGTATTTACTTGGGCTGAATACGACCGCATTGTAGAAAAAGACGGCAAGGATGCTGCAAACAAAGCACAGCAGGATGCAGAAGCTGCAGGCAAAATCATTGTAAAAGATTCGATTGCAGATATCTTCCTTCAGCAGATCTTAACTCGTCCGCGTGAATTTGACGTAGTTGCAACAATGAACTTAAACGGAGATTACATTTCTGATGCCCTTGCTGCTCAAGTTGGCGGAATCGGTATTGCTCCTGGAGCAAATATCAACTATGAAACTGGACATGCTATCTTCGAGGCTACTCATGGCACAGCTCCTAAATATGCGGGACTTGATAAAGTAAATCCATCATCTGTTATTCTGTCTGGTGTGTTAATGCTTGAGCACTTAGGCTGGAATGAAGCAGCTAAATTAGTTGTGGACGCAATGGAAAAATCAATCTCAGATAAAGTAGTAACGTATGACTTTGCCCGTTTAATGGACGGCGCTAAAGAAGTAAAATGCTCTGAATTCGCTGATGCTTTAATCAGCAAAATGTAA
- a CDS encoding DUF441 domain-containing protein, which produces MNQPVLFLIILLIVGFLAKNQSLMFAVGFLLVIKLTGLDTKLFPHIQAKGINWGVTVITIAVLVPIATGDIGFKQLTEAMRSSYAWIALGAGIAVALIAKNGLTLLSEDPHITTALVFGTILAVSLFGGVAVGPLIGAGIAYLVMQTVKFFG; this is translated from the coding sequence ATGAATCAACCTGTCCTATTTTTAATCATATTATTGATAGTTGGATTTCTTGCCAAAAATCAGTCATTAATGTTTGCAGTCGGCTTTTTACTTGTTATCAAACTGACTGGGCTTGATACTAAATTGTTCCCGCATATCCAGGCAAAAGGAATCAATTGGGGCGTAACTGTTATTACGATTGCCGTTTTGGTGCCGATTGCGACCGGTGATATTGGATTTAAGCAGCTGACAGAGGCAATGCGATCATCCTACGCATGGATTGCTTTAGGAGCCGGGATTGCTGTTGCCCTTATTGCCAAAAATGGCTTGACGCTTCTTTCAGAAGATCCTCATATAACAACAGCTCTTGTCTTTGGAACTATTTTAGCGGTGTCTTTATTTGGTGGAGTTGCAGTCGGCCCGCTGATTGGTGCGGGTATTGCCTATTTAGTGATGCAAACAGTTAAATTTTTTGGTTAA
- the ytvI gene encoding sporulation integral membrane protein YtvI, protein MNAYLIQVAARALAVVCIIAAALASVYYVSALTYPFIIGLVLAILINPMVNVLETKMVRSAAVFISIAFLFVIFAGIITLLIAELVTGTTYLASSVPEHFKTLVVYIETFIGDRVLPIYEDIAALFNTLDSSQQATILANIQNAGEQIGSNAADFLKGLLENIPLLISWLPNAATVTIFSLLAAFFISKDWYKFQKLLRKYLPLKARKSGRTVVDDLKKALLGFIKAQLILISITTIIVLIGLLFLRVDYAITIALLIGTVDLLPYLGTGLVFVPWIVYSAFSGDLPFAIGLGVLYLIILIQRQMMEPKILSSTIGLDPLATLISLFVGFKLIGFLGLIAGPVALVIFNALHNARVFEDIWTFITARKS, encoded by the coding sequence TTGAATGCATATTTAATACAAGTTGCTGCCAGAGCACTTGCTGTTGTATGTATCATTGCAGCTGCTCTCGCCTCTGTCTATTATGTTTCGGCTCTTACTTACCCGTTTATTATAGGTCTCGTTCTTGCGATTCTTATTAATCCAATGGTCAATGTGCTTGAAACAAAAATGGTCCGAAGTGCTGCGGTTTTTATTTCAATCGCATTCCTGTTTGTCATTTTTGCAGGAATCATTACATTGCTTATCGCAGAACTCGTAACGGGAACAACCTACCTGGCGTCGTCCGTTCCTGAGCATTTCAAAACTCTGGTTGTTTATATTGAGACATTCATTGGGGATCGTGTGCTTCCCATCTATGAAGATATTGCTGCATTATTTAATACGCTTGATTCAAGTCAGCAGGCTACGATACTTGCCAACATTCAAAATGCAGGTGAACAAATCGGATCGAATGCAGCCGATTTTTTAAAAGGGCTGCTTGAGAATATTCCTCTGTTGATCAGTTGGCTGCCGAACGCCGCAACAGTAACGATTTTCTCCTTGCTGGCTGCTTTTTTTATCAGCAAAGACTGGTACAAATTTCAAAAACTGCTGCGAAAGTATCTTCCTCTTAAAGCAAGAAAAAGCGGGAGAACGGTGGTTGATGATCTAAAAAAAGCTTTGCTTGGATTTATTAAAGCGCAGCTGATTTTAATCAGCATCACAACGATTATCGTATTAATAGGGTTACTCTTTCTGAGGGTGGATTATGCAATAACGATTGCTTTGCTAATTGGAACAGTAGATTTGCTTCCCTATCTGGGAACAGGCTTGGTTTTTGTTCCATGGATTGTTTATTCGGCATTCAGCGGCGATCTGCCATTTGCAATTGGTTTAGGTGTCTTATATCTGATTATCTTGATTCAGCGTCAAATGATGGAGCCCAAGATTTTATCCTCAACGATTGGGCTAGATCCTCTGGCTACTCTGATTTCATTATTTGTTGGATTTAAACTGATTGGATTTCTCGGTTTAATTGCGGGACCTGTGGCTTTAGTCATTTTCAATGCCCTTCATAATGCAAGAGTATTTGAAGATATTTGGACATTTATCACTGCCAGGAAATCATGA
- a CDS encoding MaoC/PaaZ C-terminal domain-containing protein, producing the protein MLLGKKRKLGRQIEEITTGEKLTLTEKIEDKDLLLYLGLTNDANPLYIQHDYASLTPYEKPIVPSIMLTGIITSAVSKYLPGPGSHILQQNLSFPLPVYHYSMIQFFFEVTDVNKTENQITLRVEALNEKEVTVIEGTITVVPPVQLSSMDGHALENF; encoded by the coding sequence ATGCTGCTTGGCAAAAAAAGAAAACTTGGGAGACAAATCGAAGAGATTACAACAGGCGAAAAATTAACGCTTACTGAAAAGATTGAAGATAAAGATCTGCTCCTGTATCTTGGACTGACGAATGACGCGAACCCGCTGTACATTCAGCATGACTATGCCTCTTTAACACCTTATGAAAAACCGATTGTACCAAGTATCATGCTGACAGGAATTATTACTTCTGCTGTTTCGAAATATTTGCCGGGACCAGGAAGCCATATTCTGCAGCAGAACCTCTCTTTTCCCCTGCCAGTCTATCATTACAGCATGATTCAGTTTTTCTTTGAAGTCACAGATGTAAATAAAACAGAGAATCAAATTACCTTGCGTGTAGAAGCGCTAAATGAAAAAGAAGTGACTGTTATCGAAGGAACGATCACTGTCGTACCGCCAGTTCAGCTTTCTTCAATGGACGGACATGCTCTTGAAAACTTTTAA
- the hflK gene encoding FtsH protease activity modulator HflK — protein sequence MISIKRIYTIIGAVLLVIVLAIIAFTTWYTVDESDQAVIITFGEVEEGISEPGLHFKMPWPIQKVEKLSKETFSLQFGYTEKDGDVKSFPKDTKMITGDENIVLADMVVQWKITNPEKYLFNSEDPQEILYDATSASLRSIIGSSIIDDALTSGKVEIEEDVQELLISLVEKYDIGISVLAVKLQDVDLPNDEVRKAFTDVTSARETMNTKINEAKKYSNQRTQEAEGEKNALISKAEGDKTARIEKARGEVATFNAVLSEYQNAKGITEKRLILETIDQVLPGASIYFMKDDGNTMKYFPIGEMQKQTEAMPKAADEKGSDKNGQ from the coding sequence ATGATCAGCATCAAGCGCATTTATACAATAATCGGAGCTGTCTTATTAGTTATTGTTTTAGCTATTATCGCTTTTACAACCTGGTATACGGTCGATGAATCGGATCAGGCTGTTATTATTACATTTGGTGAAGTGGAAGAAGGCATAAGTGAACCTGGACTTCACTTTAAAATGCCGTGGCCAATTCAAAAAGTAGAAAAACTGTCAAAAGAAACATTCAGTCTTCAGTTTGGGTACACAGAAAAGGATGGAGATGTGAAGTCATTTCCAAAAGACACAAAAATGATCACGGGTGATGAAAATATTGTTTTGGCCGATATGGTTGTGCAATGGAAAATCACCAATCCTGAAAAATATTTATTTAACTCTGAGGATCCTCAGGAAATTTTATATGATGCTACATCTGCCTCATTAAGAAGTATTATCGGAAGTTCAATTATTGACGATGCACTGACATCCGGAAAAGTTGAAATCGAGGAAGATGTACAGGAGCTTTTAATTTCCCTCGTTGAAAAATATGATATCGGTATTTCGGTCCTTGCTGTGAAGCTGCAGGATGTTGATCTGCCGAATGATGAGGTTCGCAAAGCCTTTACAGATGTAACAAGTGCCCGTGAAACGATGAATACAAAAATAAATGAAGCAAAGAAATATTCAAATCAGCGTACTCAAGAGGCAGAAGGGGAAAAAAATGCATTAATCTCAAAAGCAGAAGGTGATAAAACCGCAAGAATTGAGAAAGCACGCGGTGAGGTGGCTACTTTCAATGCCGTTTTGAGTGAATATCAGAATGCAAAGGGAATCACTGAAAAACGCTTAATCCTTGAGACGATTGATCAAGTACTGCCGGGAGCAAGCATTTATTTCATGAAAGATGACGGAAACACAATGAAGTATTTCCCGATTGGAGAAATGCAAAAACAAACAGAGGCTATGCCTAAAGCAGCAGATGAAAAAGGAAGTGATAAAAATGGCCAATGA
- the hflC gene encoding protease modulator HflC: MANDNLVKMKNERRDFSGYRKYIRTAIWFILTLILAVMLLTNLFVVKENEYKVIRQFGEVVKIIEKPGLHIKIPFVQTVSSIPKYQMTFDVEEAEINTKDKKRILIDNYAVWKVDDPKKLIANARTLVNAETKMAEFTFSTVRSELGKLNYDEIINDEKSSRGSINDKVTDIVNSLLEKDEYGISVTDVRIKRTDLPEDNEESVYTRMISERQSTAQEYLSMGDARKNTIIAETDRTVKEMLAKAAADADVIRSQGEKEAGKVYNSSYSKDPEFYELYRTLESYKKTIGKETVIIMPFDSEYAKTLMGETE; the protein is encoded by the coding sequence ATGGCCAATGATAATCTAGTCAAAATGAAAAATGAGCGCAGAGATTTCAGCGGATACCGGAAGTATATCCGCACGGCGATCTGGTTCATTTTAACGCTGATCCTTGCTGTTATGCTGCTGACAAATCTTTTCGTTGTTAAAGAAAATGAGTACAAAGTAATCCGCCAGTTTGGGGAAGTTGTTAAAATTATTGAAAAACCAGGTTTGCACATAAAAATACCATTTGTACAAACGGTATCTTCCATTCCAAAATACCAAATGACTTTTGATGTAGAAGAGGCGGAAATTAATACAAAAGATAAAAAGCGCATCTTGATAGATAACTATGCTGTGTGGAAAGTAGATGACCCCAAAAAATTGATTGCCAATGCAAGAACACTTGTCAATGCTGAAACAAAGATGGCTGAATTCACGTTCTCTACTGTTCGTTCTGAACTTGGGAAATTGAACTATGATGAGATCATCAACGATGAAAAATCTTCACGGGGAAGCATTAACGATAAAGTAACAGATATTGTGAATTCACTTCTTGAAAAAGATGAATACGGCATCAGTGTAACGGACGTCCGGATTAAACGAACAGATCTTCCTGAAGATAATGAGGAATCGGTTTACACCAGGATGATCTCAGAACGTCAGTCTACAGCCCAGGAGTATTTATCTATGGGAGATGCCCGGAAAAATACGATCATTGCAGAGACAGACCGGACTGTAAAAGAAATGCTTGCTAAAGCGGCTGCAGACGCAGACGTCATTCGAAGTCAAGGTGAAAAGGAAGCAGGTAAGGTATACAACAGTTCCTATTCAAAAGATCCTGAATTCTATGAACTGTATCGCACTCTGGAATCATACAAGAAAACAATCGGCAAGGAAACAGTCATCATTATGCCGTTTGACTCTGAGTATGCAAAAACATTGATGGGTGAGACGGAATAA